Genomic segment of Amphibacillus xylanus NBRC 15112:
TTGTAATTAATTCGCGATCAGATAGAAAGATGTCTGCAGGTATTTCATCTATGGATGGTTCGGTTTCAGTTATAAATACTGTTCTCTATTCTTATACAATAGATAGAGATTATACAAAGTATTTATTAAAGAATTATGCCTTTGCTGAAGAATTTTATAGATGGGGTACGGGAATTGTAGACGACTTATGGTCTACGAAATGGTTAAAAATGAAAAATATATCTATTCCAGTCCCACCAAATGATAAACAAAAGCAAATAGGACAAACGTTAGATCGCTTAACTCAAAATACTAATAATATCATTACACAAACCCAACAATCCATCGAAGAACTAAAAAAATACAAACAATCACTGATCACAGAAGCAGTTACAAAAGGCTTAGACCCGAATGTGGAAATGAAAGATAGTGGGATTGAGTGGATTGGGAAGATTCCGAAACATTGGAGTGTTAGAAAGATAAGTAACTATTTTTCCCAAGTGAAAGATAAAAACGATGAACTTGAGGAGGAGAACTTACTATCCCTATCCTACGGTTCAATAATTAGAAGAAATATCAATTCTACCGATGGTTTATTACCTGCCAATTTTAAAAATTACAATATTGTTGAATCCGGTGATATTGTATTAAGGATGACGGATTTGCAAAATGATAAAGTGAGTTTAAGAACAGGATTTGTAACAGAAAAAGGGATTATAACTTCTGCTTATATAACGATTAGAACGGATCATAAAAATGTAATATTACCAAAATACATTCGACTGTATTTACATTCTTTCGATATTTATAAAGGGTTCTATGGAATGGGAAGTGGTGTGCGTCAAAACGTTACTTATAATGATATTAAAAAAATAGAAGTTATTGTTCCATCTATAAATGAACAACGTCAAATCGTCTCCTACCTAGACGAACAAACATCTCGTATCGATAAATTGATTGAGGACAAAACAAAAATAATCGAGGAACTTGAAGATTATAAGAAGTCCTTAATCTATGAATATGTGACAGGGAAAAAAGAAGTGTAAGGGGGGTAAGTTTCATGCTTGAGAAAAAGGAAATTCGCTTTGAGCAAGATATTGAAACAGTACTAACAAGTGAAGGTGGTTGGCAGTCTGTGTCTTTTGCCGAAACCAACTATGATCCTTCTATTGGAATGGATGCTATTGTCCTGATTGATTTCATTCAAGAAACCCAACCACGTGCTTGGAAGCGGTATGTTTCTATTTATAAAGAAGCTGCGGTAGACCGTTTTATAAGGCGTTTTAATGAAGAAGTAACAACACATGGTCTACTACACGTTCTACGCAAGGGCATTCGTGACCGTGGTGTTCATTTCCGTGTCATTTATTTCCGTCCTGTTTCATCCATCAGTTATGATAACTTGAAGCTATATGAAGCTAATCGTTTTCACTGTATTCGCCAGTTTTATTATAGTGCAAACAATCGTAACTCGATTGACATGGTACTCGCTGTCAACGGTATACCTCTTGTCGCTTTGGAGTTGAAAAATCAATATACAGGCCAAAGTGTTGAACATGCAAGACTACAATTTGAACAAAATCGTGACCCAAGAGAACTTGTTTTTCAGTTTAACACACGGTTTCTCGTATATTTTGCGGTAGATCATTACGATGTCTACATGACAACGAAACTAGCTAGAAATAAGACATATTTTCTTCCATTTAACCAAGGCTCCAATGGTCCAGGAAATGTTGGTGGTGCAGGAAATCCAGCTAATGCTGATGGTTATCCAACTGCCTATTTATGGGAAGAAGTGTTACAGCGCAATCAACTTATGGATATTATCGAACGGTTTATGAACCTAGAAGTGAAGAAGAATATTCTTATATTTCCACGTTATCACCAGCTAGATGTCGTGAAAAAGTTAGTTGCAGATACAAAAGAATATGGAGCGGGTAAAAATTACTTAATTCAACATTCAGCAGGGTCAGGAAAATCGAATAGTATCGCTTGGCTGGCTTATCATTTGGCTTCTTTACATAATCAAGAGGATGAGCCAATCTTTAGCTCTATCATTATCGTGACAGACCGAACTGTCTTAGATAGGCAGTTACAAGATACATTACTCAGTTTTGAACATACGACTGGTCAAGTTGAAACAATCGGGGATAATAAAACGTCCCAACATTTAAAAGATGCTATTAATAATAGAAAGAAAATTATTATTACAACATTGCAAAAATTCCCTGTCATTTACGATGAGATAGATAGTGTGGCTGGACGAAATTTTGCTGTCATTGTGGATGAAGCACATTCCTCTCAAACAGGATCAAGTGCACAAAAGTTAAAGCAAGCTTTAGCAGATAAAGAAGCATCTTTAAAGGAATATCAAGAAATTGAAGAAGAAATTGAAAACCAATCTTTAGATGATCAAGACCAACTAGTGCAAACACTACTTTCGCAAGGTCAGCATAACAATTTGAGCTTCTTTGCCTTTACAGCCACACCGAAAGAAAAGACGATTGAAATGTTCGGGACAAGGCAAAAAGATGGTAGCTATCGACCTTTTCATATTTACTCCATGCGTCAAGCGATAGAAGAAGGGTTTATATTAGATGTTCTTAAAAATTATATGACTTATAAGACCTCTTACCGAATCGCAAAAGAAATTGAAGATAACCCTGAATTACCAAAAACAGAAGCGGTTCGTGCGATTGCTAGATACCAATCTTTTCATCCTTGGGTTTTGCGTCAGAAAACAGAGATTATGATTGAACAGTTCAGAGAAGTAACGAAAAAAGCGATTAACGGTCGAGCAAAGGCAATGATTGTTACATCATCAAGATTACACGCAGTCAGATATATGAAAGAGTTTAAGCAATATATTGAGGAAAAAGGTTATAAAGATTTAGATGTCCTCGTTGCGTTTTCAGGAACAGTCAATGATGATGGAGAAGAATATACGGAACCTAAACTAAATATCACAAAGTCTGGAGAACGGATTCAAGAAAATCAATTGAAAGAAACTTTCCATAGCGATGATTTTAATTTACTGATCGTTGCAGAGAAATATCAAACAGGCTTTGATGAACCATTACTTCACACGATGTTTGTCGATAAGAAATTACGTGGTGTGAAAGCAGTACAAACTTTATCACGCTTAAATCGAACCATGCCAGGTAAAAAAGATACTTTTGTTTTAGATTTTGTCAATACAGAAGAAGATATATTTGAAGCTTTCCAACCTTTCTATGAAGCGACAACATTAAAAGAAGAAATTAATATTAACCTTATTTATGATACACAAAGTAAATTAAGAAAGTTTTATGTTTATAATGATGACGACATTAAACAAGTAATGAAAATAAATGAACAAGCAGGTAATAAACAAGACGAACGATTACTTGGCAGATTATCCAGCCTATTCAAACCAATACTGGGTCGTTATGAGGAACTAGAAGAAGATGTGCAATATGATTTTAGAGTGACATTACGTAATTTTAATAAGTGGTATAACTACATTGCACAAATTGACCGAACTTTTGATAAAGATTTACTAGAGGAAAGTATCTTTACAGGTTTCTTACTTAAGTTTATCCCCAAGGAAAAGCGTGAAAAGATAAGTATTGATGATAAAGTAAAATTAGAATATTACAAATTACAAGAAGACTTTCAGGGAGAAATATCGCTTATAGCAGAAGATGATGGAAGCGGTATGTTAGAACATCCGGGCACTGTAGATGCAACTGTTAAACCGACAGATGAACATGATACATTAGAAGAAATCATCCAAAGAATCAACGAACGTTTCCCAGAAGATTTTACGGAGGGTGACCGTGTCCTAGTAGAAACAATGCACCGAACCCTTAGAAAAAGTGCAGATGCAAAATTAGTAAATATGGCAAGGAATAATAGTGTAGAAATGTTTGAAAATAATTTGTTTAAAGAACAGTTTCAAGACTTTATTATTGAACAGTATAC
This window contains:
- a CDS encoding restriction endonuclease subunit S, which produces MLTRKMKDSGIEWIGEIPEDWEVSKIGSHYIERTDKVSDLDFEPLSVTKNGIVPQLETAAKSSNHNNRKLVLKNDFVINSRSDRKMSAGISSMDGSVSVINTVLYSYTIDRDYTKYLLKNYAFAEEFYRWGTGIVDDLWSTKWLKMKNISIPVPPNDKQKQIGQTLDRLTQNTNNIITQTQQSIEELKKYKQSLITEAVTKGLDPNVEMKDSGIEWIGKIPKHWSVRKISNYFSQVKDKNDELEEENLLSLSYGSIIRRNINSTDGLLPANFKNYNIVESGDIVLRMTDLQNDKVSLRTGFVTEKGIITSAYITIRTDHKNVILPKYIRLYLHSFDIYKGFYGMGSGVRQNVTYNDIKKIEVIVPSINEQRQIVSYLDEQTSRIDKLIEDKTKIIEELEDYKKSLIYEYVTGKKEV
- a CDS encoding type I restriction endonuclease subunit R — encoded protein: MLEKKEIRFEQDIETVLTSEGGWQSVSFAETNYDPSIGMDAIVLIDFIQETQPRAWKRYVSIYKEAAVDRFIRRFNEEVTTHGLLHVLRKGIRDRGVHFRVIYFRPVSSISYDNLKLYEANRFHCIRQFYYSANNRNSIDMVLAVNGIPLVALELKNQYTGQSVEHARLQFEQNRDPRELVFQFNTRFLVYFAVDHYDVYMTTKLARNKTYFLPFNQGSNGPGNVGGAGNPANADGYPTAYLWEEVLQRNQLMDIIERFMNLEVKKNILIFPRYHQLDVVKKLVADTKEYGAGKNYLIQHSAGSGKSNSIAWLAYHLASLHNQEDEPIFSSIIIVTDRTVLDRQLQDTLLSFEHTTGQVETIGDNKTSQHLKDAINNRKKIIITTLQKFPVIYDEIDSVAGRNFAVIVDEAHSSQTGSSAQKLKQALADKEASLKEYQEIEEEIENQSLDDQDQLVQTLLSQGQHNNLSFFAFTATPKEKTIEMFGTRQKDGSYRPFHIYSMRQAIEEGFILDVLKNYMTYKTSYRIAKEIEDNPELPKTEAVRAIARYQSFHPWVLRQKTEIMIEQFREVTKKAINGRAKAMIVTSSRLHAVRYMKEFKQYIEEKGYKDLDVLVAFSGTVNDDGEEYTEPKLNITKSGERIQENQLKETFHSDDFNLLIVAEKYQTGFDEPLLHTMFVDKKLRGVKAVQTLSRLNRTMPGKKDTFVLDFVNTEEDIFEAFQPFYEATTLKEEININLIYDTQSKLRKFYVYNDDDIKQVMKINEQAGNKQDERLLGRLSSLFKPILGRYEELEEDVQYDFRVTLRNFNKWYNYIAQIDRTFDKDLLEESIFTGFLLKFIPKEKREKISIDDKVKLEYYKLQEDFQGEISLIAEDDGSGMLEHPGTVDATVKPTDEHDTLEEIIQRINERFPEDFTEGDRVLVETMHRTLRKSADAKLVNMARNNSVEMFENNLFKEQFQDFIIEQYTENQSAYEKLFDADQSYYNTIYSFIAKDLYKWLRSQTPDNYA